A window of Dermacentor andersoni chromosome 4, qqDerAnde1_hic_scaffold, whole genome shotgun sequence genomic DNA:
ACTTCAGATAAAATAGACGTTTCTGTCGGATTAACAGGGTCCtctgtaacgagagtcgactgcaAGCAGattatttccccatagaaaacatacaaaagttgacggtacAGCAACTTTTCATTGGTATAACCGgtgtattgttaaaaccggtattgttataagtgggttcaactgtataacAATGTATTTTGTCTACAGCACACCATGTTTCTCGGACTTCAATATAATTAAGTGTCTTTATACAAGATTTCAATAAACTGAAATTTTACTGCCACCTTGAAGGAATACCTGGACAGTAAATAGAAACTTCCGTGAATGCAGAAGGtaaaatggttgaattacaagcagctgttTGCAAACCCTGTGCAACCACTGAAGTATAGCAGCGTCACATTCCGTATAAAGAcaaagtgcaataagatcctattgcTCCTGGTGCGCTGTATGGCTTCGGTACAAGTGGAAGCGTGCAtaggtgagccgagaaggatggtggcttgatgagagTAGTCCTCCCGCGCAAGCAAGGGGAAAGGAGGGAAGGGAACTCGTTCATGGTAACGCTATCAAGAGCACATGGAGAGGAATGGGGAAGGGGAACAGAAGTGGGCGACAGGTTGGCAAGCTTCTTTTCTAGCATgcggctgtgcatggctgtcagGGCGGCTAAGTGCATGTGCAGCCCGAGCAGCCcattttagaggtaatctgctgcatgtgcaaagagtggacATGCAGAGATGGCACGGCATCATGTGCACCGTCTTCCTGCGCATTTTATAGTGAAGGTTGCATAATCCAGAGTTACAGACACTCAAAGTAAGGACATGAAGGATTTGATCCCCGATGCCACCACTTTTCACGATAGCGTCCCACTGCAGGCGACACTATCAGCTGCAGGAGTGGACATGAAAGCGTGGCTGGGTGTGCTTCATATTGCCGATGCAAAGATATCGTCGACACTGCACAATATCGCATCTTTTGTCCCCAACTTAGACTTAGAATTTAGACTTCATTATATCTATGTTGTACATACAAACCGCAAAATGAGCAGAATAGCCATAGAGAGCTATCACTTTAAAGATGACACAGCAGCAACTGTTCAGGCATTTCAACGGACTTCTGCTAAATGACATCACTCACCGTAGATCTGGGCCACGTTACCACCGCCCTTGACACGAATCCTAATGTCGACGCCAGCAAAACGCTCCTTACCCAGCAGCAGGATGGGCTCGAGCAGCTGCGCAGAGAGGTAAAGCATGGCTCACTCTATGGCACTATCTTCATACAGCACAGCCTATTTACAACAATATGGTGTCAACAGTAGTCAAGTGACAAATGCAACATAACAGAAGGAAAAGGGTTTCGAAGAAATGCGTCGTACGACTAGAGCCATCTCACACTATACATCTGAACAGAGGGAAACGAGTTCAGACACACTCCATGCAATACAGTTGAAGAGACGTTGAAGGATCGGACACTTAGTTTGCGCGCTGTGTACTGAAAGGGCTGTCCTTAGCTCAATTATATTCACCAGTACAAGTTAGGTAACAAAGTAGATaagaaaccgaaaaaaaaaagaattaacatCCTGGAAGATAACAAATAACTGTATCAACCAAACAACAGTGCTGTGACAGGTCGGTGCATAAAAATTACTAATTAAAATTTGTTTAAACAAAAATATCCCCAACACACTTTAAATGGTGTTTCTCAATATCATATATAATGAGAAACTTCATGCAAGAACTAACCTTATGCCATTGAGTCACGAATTATAAGGCAGTGCCAATAATTGTGCCTAAGTTGCATAAATTTGTTCCAAGATGCTGGTAAGACCACTTGACACTAAGCGGGACAATCTTCCATGCATTTGCTAGAGACGCTTAGCAATTACACAGAAATTACATTTCGATTATACACTCAATCATTATTTTAGCACTACTTTCGTACTTTAGGCATTCTCTGTCATATCTGTCTAGCCTCTTATGATGACCCAGTGGCCCCAGTGTGCACCTATGCCACCAGCTTGGGGAAGTAATGTGCTCGTGATGCCGTCAGtaattacatcatcatcattccaaTTCTTCATTATCTAATTCTCGTTATGCCACCGCCGTGCCTTCTGTGTCAACCCAGTGGCCTATTGTTTAATAGCTTGGGACACCAGGTATGCAGTCCTAGCTGTGATACTGTCATGATCGTTGCATTGTCTTCATGCGCAGGCTTATGCCAACCATTACAGACGTTAAATGAATGTGACTGCAGATGTAAagtgtcactacattgcttgaatgctaatcacattacctTCGACAGCCATCAAACCATGGTGTTCAAACCACATGCATAGGTCAATTATTGGCTGCAAGCATTATGAGAAGGAAAAAGCTATTCCTTCACTATTGTTAATGGAGCATGTCATGCATATCAGCACCTTTATACTCGCTTTAACTTTCTGTACCAATGGAGGTAAAGCTACAGGGGTGGAGCTTTTGTGCATGTTTCACTGCACCAAGTAGTCCAGCAGTTTGCTAGCACATTAAGTTTCATAGAACAGATATTGAATTGGTGTGGCTTCCATGCGCAACAGTTTCACATTTGCCCAAACACAGAAAATATGGTAAACAAGTGAAATCTTAACATTCAGTTTTGTATTTTGCTGTTGTAAATAACTTTCCATAGCTAAGCTCACATGAATGAGAATGTCGAACTTATTTTAAAAGTGCTATTGTGCATGCTTTGCCTCAGTAGCTTTCCCTTCAATGTCATGGAAAGGTGACCACAAGTATAATAATGTGATCATGTGTGGCAATTCTCTGCAGCTTGAAATAAACTGGAGTCACACTGGGCAAGCAGAAGGTTCAACTGAACCACAGTTCAATGCCTGTGGTTTTCCCCGCTACTGGTCAAATCATAAGAATAAATCATATACACAAATGTGTACACCACAACTGAAAGTATTGATCTAATAGCCTAAACCTATTTTACAAAGATACCAGCTATATCTTCCTtgcatatgcaaatgctacgcagATCTTCCGCGTGTTGTATTCCTGTGCCCAAAGTGCCACGACCCAAACCCAAATAGCAGCACTCTGCAGTGAGAACTTTTTTTTACCATTGGAGAGTGCGACGTCACTGCGCTAGTAATCTTGTTGGGGGGCGTTTGCCTTAAGGTGTGCTTGTTAAAATGTGTTGCGGGGTCACTACCACAATCGAGAAAGCAGTGAGGACTCGCAACGCATCGTCATCACGACGAAGACGAGTCATCCCGCTAACTTGTTTGCGCCTCTCTAGAGTCTTAAATATGTAGAGGGGGTTTTGCGCGTGATATGTACAAAAGAACAAGTTCATCTCCAAAGTGAAAAAATCTCGGTCAGCTGGTGGTTTTAACGACCAAACGCTCGAAAAGTAACGTATCGTTTCAGAGAACATGCACAAAACCGTCGCTCTATGTCACTAATCGGGCAATGCAACACAGGACCCACAAAAGCTCTCCATGGCGCGCTTACCTTGTAACGCAGCGTCAAGGGCTCGATGTTCTCCAGCGGCCGGCCGTTGACTTTGAGCAGCCCATTGCCGCGCTTGCAGTAAGCCACAGCAGTGGCAGTTTTCTGAAAACATGCGCAGCGTTGTAAGCGGCATCATGACAGCAGCAGATGAACACAGTCCATATGCTCTCAGCTGTCACAGCACGCGGCTCGATAACGCCGGCATCCAcgtgtagtgcaccaagctgGATTACTACCGCGCTCAAAAATGAGACGGCAAGACACGACGCTCActggtctaaaaaaaaaaaaaaagtcacaataGAGCGAGACTTCAGCCCGCGGCCAAATTATTTTCAAATATTGCGAGGTGTTAGGAAACTGAGAACGATCCGGTGACAACCTTTGCTAGTGAAATTTGGTGTTAGGCCTACGCTCTCACCTTCCTGCCGAAGACTTGAACCGATTGTATAGCTTCTTTCGTGGCCCTGCAAACACATTAGGTCGTGAGAAGCTACTTATAAGCGATAACAACGTATGCGCAAGCGCGCAGAAGTTAGAAATATTACTTACGTAGTCATCTTCGCGAGAAAGCAGACCCAAACGTGGTCTGTGGCCCACAAGCACGAAAGAGAAAGGAAGGTAGCCGACTCTCGTTGCAATCTCGTGAATTCTCGACTCGTGGCTAATCCTGATCCAATGAGCGAGCGAATCCGATATCATAGCTGCAGCCAGCCAACGTAAGCCAAGACGAATCACGGGCGTCGGCTGCATATTGGCTGCATCATATGGCTGCATTAGCTGCATTTTATTCTATggctgcatggaggaaggaaatcaTGGGAAATCCATGTCGGCCGTCTCTGTTGCATCGCTTGTGATCGTTTCAGATAAATTACCTTTTCATATTGTAAGTAACCAGGCTGCGCTCGCTGCAAACGCATTCGCAAGTGAAAATAATTGACTTGTGTATTATGTCGTAATAAGTATcggtttcgcccaaaaggcgaagtatcgattgcagtaattttatcggccgtataagcttgtaaacataggcatactaactaaagtaacaagcatggtgccacgcgcgcacaggcaaacatgaacacatctcactcgatgaccgcagaaactccgTGTCAAAACTCTGGAGTgaaaagcgcggcagcagcagcaagcgaattgactttcgtgctgcgtctcgcaacGCCGTGAGAACAGAGTGtgcggcggactctgtccccgtcgcagatggtaTTCAAAATACAGCGACCCGGGTGGGCGCGCGCGGGCGCCCACCCgcatactcgcaactgcaaacacacaatttgataatgtcaaatcgatgcattTACGCCGCTAGGTGGTCGTTTGGGCCGAATGGGTGTGGCATCACAAGCAATATGTAtgcaacacgaaacgcgtaaaccactccctttcgGTCCCGAAACATCCACGTTGAAATTACCAAAATGACCACagggggtagtgtcatcgcagctaacctaaagtcccttgataattttaaagtagcgacactctttgaaccctgccgccgccgcgcgacctcctcgcctcctcctcgccccttgcgcgttcccccgcgacaaccagttttgcccccgtttttctgcacgacgattggtctccctgccgttgcccttggaaacgcgcggatcttgagttttgcttgtgtttttctttttcgttcgcgccattttcctcctgagcacggctggctcggcgctttagctcggcgtagcgaacgttgtacgctgtgtttctggtctatgtgctaATGCTATGCCAGGCTGtcgcgcatataactgcagcaagaagcatGAAGagggttatgccgtttttatgataccacaatgaaagcgtgacggcttgcttAGGAAGCAGTGGCTGAATGACATTGaacgaaagaactttgttccgacaaacaACAGCGTTGTTTGAGAGCTGatgagtctttcttatagctcgtagcaaagcatcccgtaatgcggcattatttttttcattcttccggcctgctcaccagcgtttttgttgcggttgtcctcagtatgcttaatattctggggcggctccatcacttcgcacgtcgctatctgttgttattcagtcggaagtgcagtattattgattctgctttgcgccctgaaaaaattagtggcaagtaatCCCGTAGTATTGCAGGTGTTGAGCGTTAACTAGTCGAAATTgagctttttttaagttttaaggcgaaagcctttagatgtttatgtttcaaggtcgcgttgtaaactggaagtatcacgtcacccaaggaaggccagaggggacccaaagcatgtccacccctgtataagagaatgattacccaagttaattaatgaatcattagtggttgacataaggtggattagggaggattaaggttgattagagtgtaataaagaagattaaggtggattagagtgcattacgaaggattaggatgcatgaataaaggttaaggtgcgtgcaggaggattaagtcggattatggtggattaaggtgaagtgttgatgaaagggtattaagaccgattggggaggattagggtgcatgaacaaggattagggaggattaaggtggataaaggaagattaaggtcgattaatgtggattaaggtgaattggggttgataaaggaggattaagaccgatttggaaggactagggtagattaatgtgtattagggaccatggagctggattaggtttgatagaggcggattagggtgtattaaggtagattgggaccattaGACAGTATCGAGTGGGATTAAAGTGCGTGaatgaggattaaggtggatgtaggaggattaaggcggattatgatggattacagttgataaaggaggattaagaccgcatagggtaggctaagttgcattaagggcgatgtaggttgattaggttgtattaaggtggattgggagtattaaggtggatgaaggagcattaaggtggattagggtggactaaggtgaattggggttcattgagtattaagaccgattagtctaccataatcctcataatgcacattcatcgacctcaatcctccttcattcactttaatccaccgtaatccatgaaagtcctccttaatgcaccctaatctaccttcatcgaccttaatctactctaaccctccttaatgcactttaatcctccttaatcaaccgtaatgcttcctcattaactttgatacaccctagcccaccataatcctctttaaaccctcttaatccaccataatccactatgatcgtcctaaatgcacatcaacgcaccttcatcaactctaattaacctcatcgaccttaatccaacctagtcctcctttatgcaccttaatcgaccttcattcaccctaatgcacgttcatcgactttaatccaccttaatcctccttaatacacacgaattcatcttaatccaatcactaatcaatcattactttgctaatcattattcatctcttatacgcggctgcatatgctttggttcaCTTCCCGCCTCCCATCGGTCACGTTacattttctgtagctcacaaggggaccttgaaacagaggtctaaggctttcgcttaataagccacacacaaagggatgtgtcacaagcaatactagatcagacgcacgaagtaaagcgtctgatcgtgtggcagaaaaatggtctggagtatagaactcgcctcaaagctccctttaaaccagtatgccccgctcatacggctttaagcaaaaaccaacctcctcataaacgttgcctccagcattatcgatgctgttattagcatttctcaaaattttcaaccccactggggcgcgcaactggcccaaaataacacacctccatagaatcctgcggcccgtccgcgggagccgaggaggaatagcgtgccgtgcgcagccggcgggcgaggagaatcgaggaggaaagcgccgtgaggaggagagtgtcgctactttcaaattatcaaggggctttaagcTAACCCACGCAAAGGAGTAGCCATGAACTTtacagggctatgagccattgcatttttttgcttgcttacggggatatgagccatttaTGATGACAATTTTCGACATGTTGTTCTGTGTCTTGTTTCCGGGATTAGAAAGACACTGTTCGCTTCATGCACATTGCCGAGTGCTTGTATCCTCTGCCGTATGCAAGGAACTATGAgccattttattttttgcttgcttaccaGTATAAGAGCCATTGATGACGATAGTGTTTGTGTGCAGACACGAAAATTCTATGTTATCCCAGCCAGACACAGCTCCATTGTAAAATGAAGTTCGAAACCAATGTTGTTGTCTGTTACTTCTGTACATGGGAATCCATGGAACAACTGATGCACTAATCCATATTTTTTCGTAAACTGGGATCCATAGCCCAAGAACGACACAGGGACGTAGCAGGAACATAGGACGAGTGCTTagtttcaacaattgatttattgcagctggtaagCATATATATACTTACAGGGGAGCCACTGCAATAGACACACTGAagggaaagaagaagagaaaagcagtcatgtgactactatgGCAAAATATTCACTCTTTCTTAGATGAAAGAATAGACAGCGTGCTGACACAATCGTCACCTGCTCtagctatctcagctgcttcgaTTATTTCCCTCGTGATCTTATTCCTGTGGCGATAAACAACAGTTTGTTTTAAGAGCGGGTAGCATGGTGCCTTCACGTCATATTTCtacaatgggcagccagatgCCCATCTATAGCTATGCTCTCTACTTTATTACTATGCTTCGCCAGACGCACATTTAAACGTCTGGCCCACGTAGTACTTCCCACACGAAAGTGGAATCTTATGCACCAAGTTACGAGTGCATGTTACAAAAGGATCCTTGTGCACAGTAGCTCAACCTAGCTTTCGTTTCCTCGTGGGACAGCTCAACACACTCAACCTCGAAAGTTTGTTAGGTCCTGTAAAAACAACGTTTACACCAGACAGTTGCCCTACCTATGTTAGGTTATGGGAAACCTTATGAAAGTAGGGAATTACAGCCACCTTTCGTTTTTccctttgttctttcttctttctttcgtcatCCACCCTCTGCTCATCGCTCAGGCGTGAAGTTACCTTCCTTCGACGATGCAGGCTTTCAGCAACCGAGATAATGATATGTCTCGGATAATTCGCTGCTTCCAGATGAGCCACATGCTTACTAAGGCCTTCATCCAGCAAGTGAGGACATGACTTGGAGACAGCGCATGACAAGAAAGAACGTAAGATACTTCTTTTTATGAGTTTTGAGTCTGCAGAACTGTAACTCAAGGGTGACTTGTTAACTCTGGACATATACCCAACACATTGTTCAGCTATGAAATGCAAACGCAACTCTAAAAACCTGATATTGCCCTGCGCAGGAAATTCAGTGGCGAACGTAAGTGGCCTATAATACTCATTGAATGAGGCAAGAATACTATCAACATCAGTGTTTGAACAGTCAAAACAGCAATCTAGATGAGAACTGGCGCCCGGATCAACTAATGATCTATCTAAAAATACCAAAAATCATACATATTTAAAGACCTTTACAACACGCAAGACGCCCAACCCCACAGAAAAGCTTTGTCACATCGAACTAAAAACAGGTCACTTAATATGGGTGCTAAATTCAACAAACGTAGACCTCAAATAAAATGATAAAAGCTCTAAAAACCTTGCCCCACTAACACCACAAGCGTTAGAAAAAAGGACAGCGCCGCGCTCATCTATTGCCGCCTCGACGCTGGACAGCAAGCCCTCATGTGGCAAAGAATAATAAATCTTTTATGTCGACAAAAAATGCATTTAAACACTAGCCGTGAGCTCCATTCAAAAAGATAATTACGGCTGAAGAATCTTTGGTAAGGAACGGATCCACCACGTCGAGGAGTCTCAGGTTATCTTGCAGGAATTCTGCGACGCACTTCTGCCACATCCCGGATTCAGAGATAATGACATAAAAAGGGCAGTCATCCTTATGAGTCTTGCGGTGAAAAACATATCTAGGCAGACACCGTCAGTGCCATTGATTTTCTTAACGTTTGACAAATTAAGATCCTTTCACATCTGCTTAACTGGCAATCTTACTTCCTTCAGCAAAACACGTCAAATAGGATTAAAGACAGCAAGTACCGCAGCAGAGGCTTTATCACCGAAATCATCCTGCGAAAGCACTACGACACCCCCCTCCTTGTCTGCAGGCAGGACACAGAgcctatattattattattctttgccACATGAGGGTTTGCTGTCCAGCGTTGAGGTGGCAATAGATGAGCACGGCGCTGTCCTTTTTTCTAACGCTTGTGGTGTTAGTGGGGCAAGGTTTTTAGAGCTTTTGTAATTTTATTTGAGGTCCACGTTTGTTGAATTTGACAATAACATTTACCTGCAAAAGCAGGGTGTTTGCACAGGCTCAAGCATAGCACTCATATTAAGTGACCTGTTTTTAGCTCGATGTGATAAAGCTATTTCTGCGGGGTTGGGCGACTTGCGTGTTGTAAAGGCTGTTATATATGTACATGATTTTTTGGTATTTTTAGATAAATCACTAGTTGATCCAGGCACCAGTTCTCATGTAGATTGCTGTTTTGACTGTTCAAACCCTGCTGTTGATAGTATTCATGCCTCATTCAATGAGTATTATAGGATAGTTACGTTCACCACTGATTTTCCTGTGCAGGGCAATATTAGGTTTTTagacttgcgtttgcatttcatAGTTGAACACGAGTGTTAGGTATATGAGCCCAGAGCTAACAAGTCGCCCTTGAGCACACTCAAAACTCATAAAAAGAAGTATCGTATGTTCTTTCTTGCCATGCGCTCTCTCCAAGTCATGTCCTCACTTGCTGGATGAAGGCCTTAGTAAGCATGTGGCTCATCTGGAAGTAGCGAATTATCCGAGACATATCATTATCTCGGTTGCTGAAAGCCTGCATCGTCGAAGGAAGGTAACTTCACGCCTGAGCGATGAGCAGAGTGcggatgaagaaagaaagaacaaaggaaaaaacGAAAGGTGGCTGTAATTCCCTACTTTCATAAGGTTTCCCATAACCTAAAATAGGTAGGGCAACGGTCTGGTGTAAACGTTGTTTTTACAGCACCTAACAAACTTTCGATGTTGAGTGTGTTGAGCTGTCCCACGAGGAAACGAAAGCTAGGTTGCGCTATCGCGCACAAGGATCCTTTTGTAACATGCACTCGTAACGTGGTGCATAAGATTCCACtttcgtgtgggaagtattacgtgGGCCAGACGGGTAGATGTTTAAACGTGTGTCTGGCAGAGCATAGTAATAAAGTGCAGAGCATAGCTATAGATGGGcatctggctgcccattgtaGAAATGCGACGTGAAGGCACCATGCTACCCTCTCTTAAAACAAACTGTTGTCTATCGCCACAGGAATAAGATAACAAGGGAAATTGTCAAAGGAGCTGAGATAGCTAGAGCGGGTGACGATTGTGTTAGCACGCCACCTATTTTTTTATCTAAGAAAGAACTTGAATATTTTGGCATACTAGTCACATgactgcctttcctttcttctttcccttcagtgtgtctgcTGCAGTAGCTTCCCTGTGAGTACATATAGTATGcttaccagctgcaataaatcaattgttgaaagtaaGCGCTCGTCCCGTCTTCCTGTTTCGCCCTTGTgtcgttcttgcgctatgtatcccagtttacgaTTGAACTACCGATATGCCCAAACTTCTTGCCTGCTCCATATTTTTCCCTACAAGTTCAGATGTTGTTTCTGTGTTCAGTGACATATAACAGCTAAAAGGAATTTCAGTTTTAAAATGTCGACACAGCAGTAATCAAAAGCAAAGGTCTGACGTAATGGTCCTGTGGAAACCCGCCAGGTGGAAAGAATTAACTAAGGGAAAACGAGACATCCGCCCAATGGTAgaaactgctacaaaggaaacccgcatgggttcctcgaaagaaaagccttgcagttgaagaaaaatttgtcctggtccggaactcgaacccgggggaccaccgcctttccggggcagccgctctaccatctgagctaaccaggtggctagcggatggcaggacgaagtcgaatttgtcaacaacttgaagcaatggcaagagtttgacgtaatggttctgcggaaCCCCGCCAGGTGGAGATCAGTAATTAACTGAGGGAAAACGAGAGATCTACCCAATtatagcaactgctacaaaagaacccgtatgggttcctcgaaagaaaagccacgcagttgaagaaaaaattcgtCATGGTCCGGGACGGTGCTTGAACCAGGGACCGCCGCCTTTCCaagcagccactctaccatccgagctaaGGAGGTGGCTAACGAATGGCAAGGTaaagtcaaatttgtcaacaacttgaagcaaaggcaagagtttgacgtgaTCATTCTGTGGCAACCCgccaggtggagagaagcaattaacTAAGGGAAAAcaagacatccacccaatcgtagcgactgctacaaaggaaacccgtacgggttcctcaaaagaaaattcTCGCAGTTTACCAGGActaattttttcttcaactgcaacgTTTTTCTTTCATGGGACccatatgggttttctttgtagcagttgctacgattgggtggatgtctcgtttTCCCCTAGTTAAAGGCAAAGATTGCTTAGAATTTCTCACTACCGAGCTTGATGGTACCAGATTTTGTTACCACTTGTACAATGTTCAACAATTAAGCCTCCAGATTACTATACTACTTGAAGAATCATCTTAAGTAGAATTTGTTGAAGCCGTAAGAACACCACTCCTGAACTGCATGTTCCGCCTTTGCTGGTCAAGTCATCTGTACAAGCAATTGAACGTCTAGGTGGGAGCTTTAGatcaggagctcctatctaaatacatatcgCAAGGGTGTAGTTTTTCTTGGCAGTCACTGCACGTAATTTGATGAGGTTtactgcatttaaaagaaaaagtccgTATCTATTCAATGTACGAAGCATATTTTACTTTCATATCATTAAGGGCCCcgtatcgcagaaaatccggtgtcggcgtacGGTGCCGTAGCTGGTGTTGGCATCCCATGCacgaaaattgccgtatatataCTGTACGGTACTAAAGttcttctatcactaaagttgctgataccttgtcttacattctttacagcTATTTTTCGGaatattgagaat
This region includes:
- the RpS16 gene encoding small ribosomal subunit protein uS9, translated to MTTATKEAIQSVQVFGRKKTATAVAYCKRGNGLLKVNGRPLENIEPLTLRYKLLEPILLLGKERFAGVDIRIRVKGGGNVAQIYAIRQAISKALVAYYQKYVDEQSKKEIKDTLIQYDRTLLVADPRRCEPKKFGGPGARARYQKSYR